The following proteins are co-located in the Pochonia chlamydosporia 170 chromosome 6, whole genome shotgun sequence genome:
- a CDS encoding dynactin subunit (similar to Cordyceps militaris CM01 XP_006672139.1): MATLNRKYAALPDLDSAPDIYETPELTDDNSTVPTTTNRAQSDDEFYDVDEDEDSHGISRTRLRIDEARSRFLPTNVDANGVDFSDRVDGKRKSYKASSRRQRILQDGTYEFGDLSDDEDEESLERRIARLTREVAEAKDEYAKRKAAATEESKDPAPSDERLDTLSQVLDDIAKPTGVETSRRLAKPHFSSSTTKAEQVPAGDGPTYTVTYAPTYEQSHALAKAADFDRRLLMLEKALGISSSSLTEAGANGLPRAILPTLDNMEKQISTLAQASTSNLDAISRRVRTLASEQDKLNDSKEKAKALREELGKQVQSSTDESEQESKINALYGILPTIENLTPMLPPLLDRLRSLRAIHADAATASQTLERIETQQIEMTEELKQWKEGLDKMEEAMTQGDATVKGNMKVMEGWVKDLEERMAKLS; this comes from the exons GATTCAGCCCCCGACATTTACGAGACGCCCGAATTGACAGACGACAACTCAACCGTACCG ACCACAACAAACAGAGCACAATCTGATGACGAGTTCTACGATgtcgacgaagacgaagataGCCATGGGATTTCAAGAACCAGATTACGCATTGACGAAGCTCGCTCACGGTTCCTCCCAACCAACGTCGATGCAAATGGGGTAGATTTCTCCGACCGAGTAGACGGGAAAAGGAAATCATACAAGGCGTCCAGTCGCCGCCAGCGAATACTACAGGACGGAACATATGAGTTTGGCGATCTgtccgacgacgaagacgaagagaGCTTGGAGAGGCGGATTGCGCGGCTAACACGAGAGGTGGCAGAGGCCAAAGATGAATATGCGAAAAGGAAAGCCGCGGCTACAGAAGAATCCAAAGACCCAGCACCTTCAGATGAACGATTGGATACTTTGAGTCAAGTCCTCGACGACATAGCGAAACCAACCGGCGTGGAGACGTCACGTCGTCTGGCAAAGCCACatttttcatcatcaaccaccaaagCAGAACAAGTCCCGGCAGGAGACGGTCCGACATATACTGTTACATACGCACCAACGTACGAGCAGAGCCATGCgttggcaaaggctgccGACTTCGATCGGCGGCTACTCATGCTGGAGAAGGCGCTGGGCATCAGCTCGTCATCATTGACAGAAGCCGGTGCAAATGGATTGCCGAGAGCAATTCTACCCACTCTGGACAACATGGAAAAGCAAATTTCAACACTAGCCCAAGCATCTACTTCGAATCTAGACGCCATTAGCCGGCGAGTGCGGACATTGGCATCAGAACaagacaagctcaacgactccaaggaaaaggcaaaggcactTCGGGAGGAACTAGGCAAGCAAGTGCAATCCTCAACCGACGAGTCGGAACAGGAATCCAAAATCAATGCTTTGTACGGGATTCTGCCCACTATTGAGAACCTCACTCCAATGCTGCCACCTCTATTGGACCGCCTGCGATCACTTCGTGCCATCCATGCGGATGCCGCGACAGCCAGTCAGACGCTGGAGCGTATCGAAACACAGCAGATTGAGATGACGGAGGAGTTGAAGCAATGGAAAGAAGGACTTgacaagatggaagaggcaATGACGCAGGGTGATGCCACTGTCAAGGGAAACATGAAGGTCATGGAAGGTTGGGTGAAGGATCTGGAAGAACGCATGGCCAAGCTGTCCTGA